From one Pseudomonas sp. B21-048 genomic stretch:
- a CDS encoding amino acid ABC transporter ATP-binding protein: MSEAIKQPVSPEGIIQMQGVNKWYGQFHVLKDINLNVKQGERIVLCGPSGSGKSTTIRCLNRLEEHQQGRIVVDGVELTNDLKQIEAIRREVGMVFQHFNLFPHLTILQNCTLAPMWVRKMPKRKAEEIAMHYLERVRIPEQAHKFPGQLSGGQQQRVAIARALCMKPKIMLFDEPTSALDPEMVKEVLDTMIGLAEDGMTMLCVTHEMGFARTVANRVIFMDKGEIVEQAAPNDFFDNPQNERTKLFLSQILH; encoded by the coding sequence ATGAGTGAAGCGATCAAACAGCCTGTGAGCCCTGAAGGCATTATTCAGATGCAGGGCGTGAACAAGTGGTACGGCCAGTTCCACGTGTTGAAAGACATCAACCTGAACGTCAAGCAAGGCGAGCGTATCGTTTTGTGCGGCCCGTCGGGTTCCGGCAAATCCACCACCATCCGTTGCCTCAATCGTCTGGAAGAACACCAGCAAGGCCGCATCGTGGTCGATGGCGTGGAGTTGACCAACGACCTCAAGCAGATCGAAGCGATCCGCCGCGAAGTCGGCATGGTATTCCAGCACTTCAACCTGTTTCCGCACCTGACCATCCTGCAGAACTGCACGCTGGCACCGATGTGGGTGCGCAAGATGCCCAAGCGCAAGGCCGAAGAAATCGCCATGCATTACCTGGAACGCGTACGCATTCCGGAGCAGGCGCATAAATTCCCGGGGCAATTGTCCGGTGGCCAGCAACAGCGTGTGGCGATTGCCCGTGCCCTGTGCATGAAACCGAAAATCATGCTGTTCGACGAACCGACTTCGGCACTCGACCCAGAGATGGTGAAAGAGGTTCTGGACACCATGATCGGCCTGGCCGAAGACGGCATGACCATGCTCTGCGTAACCCACGAAATGGGCTTCGCCCGTACCGTGGCCAACCGCGTGATCTTCATGGACAAGGGTGAAATCGTCGAACAGGCTGCGCCGAACGACTTCTTCGACAACCCGCAGAATGAGCGTACGAAGCTGTTCCTGAGCCAGATTCTGCATTGA
- a CDS encoding FadR/GntR family transcriptional regulator, whose translation MSDISPLIKRSLVDQALDQLRLRITEGVWTVGQRLPTEPELASELGISRNTVREAMRVLAFSGLIEIRQGDGSYLRAVIDPLDTMKALSRCTQEQARETRHILEVEAIGLAALRRTDEDLVALREALGVSGSHYHGDLDTYIACDLVFHRRLVDAAHNPTLSELYRYFSSIVGAHLRQTLNISPRRQAVFDLHVELLDAVEQRDPERAKALSRQLINEP comes from the coding sequence ATGTCAGACATTTCTCCATTAATTAAACGATCCCTGGTCGATCAGGCCTTGGATCAGTTACGCCTGCGCATCACCGAAGGCGTCTGGACGGTCGGCCAGCGCTTGCCCACCGAGCCGGAACTGGCGTCTGAGTTGGGCATCAGCCGCAACACGGTGCGCGAAGCCATGCGCGTGTTGGCGTTTTCCGGGTTAATCGAGATTCGCCAGGGCGACGGCAGTTATCTGCGGGCGGTGATTGATCCGCTGGACACCATGAAGGCGCTGTCCCGTTGTACTCAGGAACAGGCTCGGGAAACCCGGCACATTCTGGAAGTCGAAGCCATCGGCCTCGCGGCGTTACGCCGCACCGATGAAGACCTGGTGGCATTGCGCGAGGCGCTAGGTGTCAGTGGCAGTCATTACCACGGCGATCTCGACACCTACATCGCCTGCGATCTGGTGTTTCACCGTCGACTGGTGGATGCGGCGCACAACCCGACACTCAGCGAGCTGTATCGCTATTTCTCCAGCATCGTCGGCGCGCACTTGCGCCAGACCCTGAACATCTCACCCCGACGCCAAGCGGTGTTCGACCTTCATGTCGAACTGCTCGATGCCGTCGAGCAACGCGACCCGGAACGGGCCAAAGCCCTGTCGAGGCAGTTGATCAATGAACCTTGA
- a CDS encoding alpha/beta hydrolase, translated as MTDPLILQPVKPADACVIWLHGLGADRYDFLPVAEALQESLLTTRFVLPQAPTRAVTINGGYEMPSWYDILAMSPARAISREQLETSAQRIFDLIEEQKASGIDASRIFLAGFSQGGAVVLHTAFLKWQGPLGGVLALSTYAPTFSDELELSASQQRIPVLSLHGQYDEVVQNSMGRTAYEYLKQRGVTVTWQEYPMGHEVLPEEIRDIGAWLAERLR; from the coding sequence ATGACCGACCCCTTGATTCTGCAACCCGTCAAGCCCGCAGACGCCTGCGTCATCTGGCTGCACGGGCTGGGCGCCGACCGCTACGACTTTTTGCCGGTGGCTGAAGCGCTGCAGGAAAGCTTGCTGACCACTCGCTTCGTACTGCCCCAGGCACCGACTCGCGCCGTCACCATTAATGGTGGCTACGAGATGCCGAGCTGGTACGACATATTGGCCATGAGCCCGGCGCGGGCGATCAGCCGCGAGCAGCTGGAAACGTCCGCGCAACGCATCTTTGATTTGATCGAAGAGCAGAAGGCCAGCGGAATAGACGCCTCGCGGATATTTCTCGCCGGTTTTTCCCAAGGCGGCGCCGTGGTATTGCACACGGCCTTTCTGAAATGGCAGGGACCGCTGGGTGGCGTACTTGCCCTCTCTACTTATGCGCCGACCTTCAGCGATGAACTCGAGCTTTCCGCCAGCCAGCAGCGCATTCCCGTGCTTTCATTGCACGGCCAGTACGATGAGGTTGTGCAAAATTCCATGGGTCGGACCGCCTATGAGTATTTAAAGCAGCGTGGTGTCACCGTGACATGGCAGGAATACCCAATGGGCCACGAAGTGTTACCCGAAGAAATTCGTGACATCGGCGCCTGGCTCGCCGAGCGTTTGCGTTAA
- a CDS encoding glutathione S-transferase family protein, whose amino-acid sequence MSELILHHYPTSPFAEKARLLLGFKGLSWRSVNISPVMPKPDLTALTGGYRKTPVLQIGADVYCDTALMARRLEQEKALPAFFPEGQEMITATFAAWADSVVFQHAVSLVFQPASVAVRFGKLSPEAIKAFLADRAGLFSGGSATRPSAEQARHQWPTIMARLEQQLQREQGDFLFGEPSIADFALAHSLWFLKATHVTSPLVDAYPAVLAWFGRVMGFGHGAFSEMTSEEALEVARNATPAALPDEQFEEPNGFEVGQQVVIAATDYGVDPVAGELLFAGSEELILRREDERAGVVHVHFPRFGFRIEAL is encoded by the coding sequence ATGTCCGAGTTGATTCTTCATCACTACCCGACGTCCCCTTTCGCCGAAAAGGCCCGCTTGCTGCTGGGCTTCAAGGGGCTGTCCTGGCGCTCGGTGAACATCTCGCCAGTGATGCCAAAACCCGATCTGACTGCCCTGACCGGCGGCTACCGCAAGACGCCGGTGTTGCAGATTGGTGCTGATGTCTATTGCGACACCGCGCTGATGGCTCGTCGTCTGGAGCAGGAAAAAGCCTTGCCGGCGTTCTTCCCGGAAGGTCAGGAAATGATTACCGCAACCTTCGCGGCGTGGGCCGATTCGGTGGTGTTCCAGCATGCGGTCAGCCTGGTGTTCCAGCCGGCGTCGGTGGCGGTGCGCTTTGGCAAGTTGTCACCGGAAGCGATCAAGGCCTTCCTGGCCGATCGCGCCGGATTATTCAGCGGTGGCAGTGCCACACGGCCGTCTGCCGAACAGGCTCGGCATCAATGGCCAACGATCATGGCGCGTCTGGAGCAGCAACTTCAGCGTGAGCAGGGGGACTTCCTGTTCGGTGAGCCATCGATTGCCGACTTTGCCCTGGCCCACTCGTTGTGGTTCCTCAAAGCGACGCACGTGACATCACCGTTGGTGGATGCTTATCCGGCGGTTTTGGCGTGGTTTGGCCGTGTGATGGGGTTTGGTCATGGCGCGTTCAGCGAGATGACTTCTGAGGAAGCGCTTGAAGTCGCGCGCAACGCCACACCGGCTGCGTTGCCGGATGAGCAGTTTGAGGAGCCGAACGGGTTCGAGGTTGGTCAGCAGGTGGTGATTGCCGCGACTGATTATGGGGTTGATCCGGTGGCGGGTGAATTGTTGTTTGCGGGTAGCGAAGAATTGATTTTGCGTCGCGAGGACGAGCGGGCCGGCGTGGTGCATGTGCACTTTCCGCGGTTCGGGTTTCGCATCGAAGCGCTCTAG
- a CDS encoding GIY-YIG nuclease family protein, which translates to MNTSSESSVIAAEPPLPVSKPWFVYLVRAANGSLYCGISDDPVRRFATHQSGKGARFFLSSPAVALVYTEICRDKSEALRQERLIKKLKKSAKECLVASAAAGLSI; encoded by the coding sequence GTGAACACCTCGAGCGAATCTTCCGTCATTGCCGCCGAACCGCCGCTGCCCGTCAGCAAACCCTGGTTCGTCTACCTCGTTCGCGCGGCCAATGGTTCGCTCTACTGCGGGATCAGCGACGACCCCGTCCGCCGTTTCGCCACCCACCAAAGTGGCAAAGGCGCACGCTTCTTCCTGTCCAGCCCGGCTGTGGCATTGGTCTACACCGAAATCTGCCGCGATAAAAGCGAAGCACTGCGCCAGGAACGACTGATCAAAAAACTCAAGAAAAGCGCCAAGGAATGTCTGGTCGCGAGCGCGGCTGCGGGCTTATCAATCTGA
- a CDS encoding amino acid ABC transporter permease produces the protein MQNSIGAPKQRLSLSDPRVRAWLFQIITVIAVVGMGWYLFDNTQTNLQHRGITSGFSFLERSAGFGIAQHLIDYTESDSYARVFVIGLLNTLLVTFIGVILATILGFIVGVSRLSHNWIISKLATVYVEVFRNIPPLLQILFWYFAVFLTMPGPRNSHNFGDTFFVSSRGLNMPAAMIADGFWQFVAGIVVAIVAIVLMCRWANKRFEATGVPFHKFWVGLALFFVIPALCALVFGAPLHWELPKLQGFNFVGGWVLIPELLALTLALTVYTAAFIAEIVRSGIKSVSHGQTEAARSLGLRNGPTLRKVIIPQALRVIIPPLTSQYLNLAKNSSLAAGIGYPEMVSLFAGTVLNQTGQAIEVIAITMSVYLAISISISLLMNWYNKRIALIER, from the coding sequence ATGCAAAATTCAATCGGCGCACCAAAGCAGAGGCTCAGCCTCAGCGATCCACGAGTGCGTGCGTGGCTGTTTCAGATCATCACGGTTATCGCCGTGGTCGGGATGGGTTGGTACCTGTTCGACAACACTCAAACAAACCTGCAACACCGGGGCATTACCTCCGGTTTCAGTTTTCTGGAGCGCAGCGCCGGTTTCGGCATCGCTCAGCATTTGATCGACTACACCGAATCGGACAGTTATGCCCGGGTGTTTGTCATCGGCCTGCTCAACACTCTGTTGGTGACCTTCATCGGCGTGATCCTGGCGACGATCCTCGGTTTCATCGTCGGCGTGTCACGGCTGTCGCACAACTGGATCATCAGCAAACTGGCGACCGTCTACGTCGAGGTCTTCCGTAACATTCCACCGCTGCTGCAAATCCTGTTTTGGTACTTCGCGGTCTTCCTGACCATGCCTGGGCCGCGCAACAGCCATAACTTCGGTGACACCTTCTTCGTCAGCAGCCGTGGTCTTAATATGCCGGCAGCAATGATCGCGGATGGTTTCTGGCAGTTTGTGGCGGGCATCGTCGTGGCCATCGTCGCGATCGTGCTGATGTGCCGCTGGGCCAACAAGCGTTTCGAAGCGACCGGCGTCCCGTTCCACAAGTTCTGGGTGGGCCTGGCGCTGTTCTTCGTCATCCCTGCATTGTGCGCCCTGGTTTTCGGCGCGCCGTTGCACTGGGAGCTGCCGAAGCTGCAAGGCTTCAACTTCGTGGGTGGCTGGGTGTTGATCCCGGAACTGTTGGCGCTGACCCTGGCCCTGACGGTGTACACCGCGGCGTTCATCGCCGAAATCGTGCGTTCGGGGATCAAGTCGGTCAGCCATGGCCAGACCGAAGCGGCCCGCTCGTTGGGATTGCGTAACGGTCCGACCCTGCGCAAGGTGATCATCCCGCAAGCCCTGCGCGTGATCATTCCGCCGCTGACCAGCCAATACCTGAACCTGGCGAAAAACTCCTCGCTGGCGGCCGGTATCGGTTATCCGGAGATGGTCTCGTTGTTTGCCGGTACGGTGCTGAACCAGACTGGGCAGGCCATCGAGGTGATTGCCATTACCATGAGTGTGTACCTGGCGATCAGTATCAGCATTTCCCTGCTGATGAACTGGTACAACAAGCGCATTGCGCTGATCGAGCGGTAA
- a CDS encoding CynX/NimT family MFS transporter, protein MNLETENPMSTQQVSSITELKRTAELEELLIDAEADDEQVQQTHPVLRRPWLLLLGLILVALNLRPALSSMAPMLSEISKTLGLSAAQAGLLTTLPVLCLGLFAPLAPVLARRFGAERVVLGILLMLAGGIILRSSFGEVGLFAGSVLAGASIGVIGVLLPGIVKRDFPKQAGTMTGVYTMALCLGAAMAAGATVPLSEHFDKSWPLGLGFWVVPALVAAIFWLPQVGQKHGAHHVAYRVRGLLRDSLAWQVTLYMGLQSSLAYIVFGWLPSILIGRGLTPTQAGLVLSGSVIVQLISSLAAPWLATRGKDQRLAIVIVMAMTLGGLFGCLYAPIDGLWGWAILLGLGQGATFSLALTLIVLRSRDAHVAANLSSMAQGFGYTLASMGPFAVGVVHDWTGGWSSLGWIFGVIGLGAIIAGLGAGRSLYVQVQSEKV, encoded by the coding sequence ATGAACCTTGAAACCGAGAACCCCATGTCCACCCAGCAGGTCAGCAGCATCACTGAGCTCAAGCGTACGGCGGAGCTCGAAGAGCTGTTGATCGACGCCGAGGCCGATGACGAACAGGTTCAGCAAACTCACCCGGTCCTGCGGCGGCCATGGCTGTTGTTGCTCGGCCTGATTCTGGTGGCGCTGAACCTGCGTCCGGCGTTGTCGAGCATGGCGCCGATGCTCAGCGAAATCTCGAAGACGCTGGGGCTATCGGCCGCCCAAGCCGGGTTGCTGACGACCTTGCCGGTACTCTGCCTCGGTCTGTTCGCGCCATTGGCGCCGGTGCTGGCACGACGTTTTGGTGCCGAGCGAGTGGTGTTGGGGATTCTTCTGATGCTGGCCGGCGGGATCATTTTGCGCAGTTCATTCGGCGAGGTCGGCCTGTTCGCCGGCAGCGTGCTGGCCGGCGCCAGCATCGGGGTGATCGGCGTGTTGCTACCCGGCATTGTCAAACGCGACTTCCCGAAACAGGCCGGCACCATGACCGGTGTCTACACCATGGCACTGTGCCTGGGCGCGGCCATGGCGGCAGGGGCAACCGTGCCGTTGAGCGAACATTTCGACAAAAGCTGGCCCTTGGGTCTCGGCTTCTGGGTGGTTCCAGCGTTGGTCGCGGCGATTTTCTGGCTGCCGCAAGTCGGTCAGAAGCACGGCGCGCATCATGTTGCCTATCGGGTCCGAGGCCTGCTGCGTGATTCGCTGGCCTGGCAAGTGACCTTGTACATGGGTCTGCAATCGTCTTTGGCCTACATCGTGTTTGGCTGGCTGCCGTCGATTCTGATCGGCCGCGGTCTGACGCCAACCCAGGCTGGGCTGGTGTTGTCGGGTTCGGTGATTGTCCAGTTGATCAGCTCGCTGGCAGCACCCTGGCTGGCGACGCGCGGCAAGGATCAGCGGCTGGCAATCGTGATCGTCATGGCAATGACCCTCGGCGGTTTGTTCGGTTGCCTTTATGCGCCGATTGATGGCTTGTGGGGCTGGGCGATCCTGCTGGGGTTGGGGCAGGGCGCCACGTTCAGCCTGGCGTTGACCCTGATCGTGCTGCGCTCGCGGGATGCTCATGTCGCGGCCAATCTGTCGAGCATGGCTCAGGGCTTCGGTTACACCCTGGCGTCCATGGGGCCGTTCGCGGTCGGCGTGGTGCATGACTGGACCGGCGGCTGGAGTTCCCTGGGCTGGATCTTCGGCGTCATCGGCCTCGGCGCGATCATCGCCGGCCTCGGTGCCGGGCGTTCGTTGTACGTTCAGGTTCAAAGCGAGAAAGTCTGA
- a CDS encoding amino acid ABC transporter permease, protein MTTHTFKPDMPPPSSSIGVVAWMRAHMFSSWINTLLTLFAFYLIYLIIPPILSWAILDANWVGTTRADCTKEGACWVFIQQRFGQFMYGYYPTDLRWRVDLTVWLAVIGVAPLFISRFPRKAVYGLSFLVLYPIISYTLLHGGWFGLTEVATSQWGGLMLTLVIATVGIVGALPLGIVLALGRRSNMPAIRVVCVTFIEFWRGVPLITVLFMSSVMLPLFLPEGMNFDKLLRALIGVILFQSAYIAEVVRGGLQAIPKGQYEAAAAMGLGYWRSMGLVILPQALKLVIPGIVNTFIALFKDTSLVIIIGLFDLLNSVKQAAADPKWLGMATEGYVFAALVFWIFCFGMSRYSMHLERKLDTGHKR, encoded by the coding sequence ATGACGACTCATACTTTCAAACCCGACATGCCACCACCGAGCAGTAGCATTGGTGTCGTGGCGTGGATGCGGGCGCACATGTTCTCCAGCTGGATCAACACCCTGCTGACGCTGTTCGCGTTCTATCTGATTTATCTGATAATTCCGCCTATCTTGAGCTGGGCGATTCTCGACGCCAACTGGGTCGGGACTACTCGCGCCGATTGCACGAAGGAAGGCGCCTGCTGGGTGTTCATCCAGCAACGCTTTGGCCAGTTCATGTACGGCTACTACCCGACAGACTTGCGCTGGCGCGTGGACCTGACCGTGTGGCTGGCGGTGATTGGCGTGGCGCCGTTGTTCATCTCGCGCTTCCCGCGCAAGGCGGTCTACGGGCTGAGCTTTCTGGTGCTTTATCCGATCATTTCCTACACCTTGTTGCACGGTGGCTGGTTCGGTCTGACCGAAGTGGCGACCAGCCAGTGGGGTGGCCTGATGCTGACCCTGGTGATCGCTACCGTCGGTATCGTCGGCGCATTGCCGCTGGGTATCGTTCTGGCCTTGGGCCGTCGTTCGAACATGCCGGCGATTCGTGTGGTCTGCGTGACCTTCATCGAATTCTGGCGCGGCGTGCCGTTGATCACGGTGCTGTTCATGTCTTCGGTGATGTTGCCGTTGTTCCTGCCCGAAGGCATGAACTTCGACAAACTGCTGCGGGCGCTGATCGGCGTGATCCTGTTCCAGTCGGCGTACATCGCTGAAGTGGTGCGTGGCGGTCTGCAAGCGATCCCTAAAGGTCAGTACGAAGCGGCAGCGGCGATGGGCCTCGGTTACTGGCGCAGCATGGGCCTGGTGATTTTGCCGCAAGCCCTGAAGCTGGTGATCCCTGGCATCGTCAACACCTTCATTGCGCTGTTCAAGGACACGAGCCTGGTGATCATCATCGGCCTGTTCGACCTGCTCAACAGCGTCAAGCAAGCCGCCGCCGACCCGAAATGGTTGGGCATGGCCACTGAAGGCTATGTGTTCGCGGCCTTGGTGTTCTGGATTTTCTGTTTTGGTATGTCCCGCTACTCCATGCATTTGGAACGTAAGCTGGACACTGGCCACAAGCGTTAG
- a CDS encoding nuclear transport factor 2 family protein produces MSDAHNALITRFYQAFQRLDAEAMSACYTDDVVFSDPAFGELRGRDAGDMWRMLTTRAKDFSLTFDNVRSDERTGGAHWVATYLFSQTGNTVVNDIQARFVFRDGKICEHHDSFDLWRWSRQALGFKGLLLGWTPVVRNAVRAQALKGLKAFQASR; encoded by the coding sequence ATGAGTGATGCCCACAACGCCTTGATCACCCGGTTCTACCAAGCCTTCCAGCGCCTGGATGCCGAGGCCATGAGCGCCTGCTACACCGACGACGTGGTGTTCAGTGATCCGGCATTCGGCGAACTGCGCGGGCGCGACGCCGGCGACATGTGGCGCATGCTGACCACCCGAGCGAAGGATTTCTCCCTGACCTTCGACAATGTGCGCAGCGACGAGCGCACCGGTGGGGCTCATTGGGTCGCGACTTATTTGTTCAGTCAGACCGGCAACACCGTGGTCAATGATATTCAAGCGCGTTTCGTCTTTCGCGACGGCAAGATCTGCGAGCATCACGACAGCTTTGATCTGTGGCGCTGGTCGCGTCAGGCGCTGGGTTTCAAAGGGTTGTTGTTGGGCTGGACGCCGGTGGTGAGAAACGCCGTTCGTGCTCAGGCGCTGAAGGGGCTGAAGGCATTCCAGGCCAGTCGCTGA
- a CDS encoding amino acid ABC transporter substrate-binding protein: protein MKMLKSTLAIVTAAAVLGVSGFAQAGATLDAVQKKGFVQCGVSDGLPGFSVPDSTGKIVGIDADFCRAVAAAVFGDATKVKFSQLNAKERFTALQSGEIDMLSRNSTMTSSRDAGMGLKFPGFITYYDGVGFLANSKLGVKSAKELDGATICIQAGTTTELNVSDYFRANNLKYTPITFDTSDESAKSLESGRCDVLTSDKSQLYAQRSKLASPKDYVVLPETISKEPLGPVVRNGDDEWLAIVRWTGFAMLNAEEAGITSKNVEAEAKATKNPDVARLLGGDGEYGKDLKLPKDWVVKIVKQVGNYGEVFERNLGKSTPLEIDRGLNALWTNGGIQYAPPVR, encoded by the coding sequence ATGAAGATGTTGAAATCCACCCTGGCCATCGTGACTGCAGCCGCAGTGCTCGGTGTCAGTGGGTTCGCTCAGGCGGGTGCAACCCTGGATGCAGTGCAGAAAAAAGGTTTCGTACAGTGTGGTGTGAGTGATGGTTTGCCGGGCTTCTCGGTTCCGGACTCCACCGGCAAGATCGTGGGTATCGATGCTGACTTCTGCCGCGCTGTGGCGGCTGCCGTATTCGGCGACGCGACCAAGGTCAAATTCAGCCAGTTGAATGCCAAGGAGCGTTTCACTGCTCTGCAATCCGGCGAAATCGACATGCTGTCGCGCAACTCCACCATGACCAGTTCCCGTGACGCGGGCATGGGCCTGAAGTTTCCTGGCTTCATTACTTATTACGACGGCGTTGGCTTCCTGGCCAACAGCAAGCTGGGCGTGAAGAGTGCCAAGGAACTGGATGGCGCGACCATCTGTATTCAAGCCGGTACCACCACCGAGCTGAACGTATCCGACTACTTCCGTGCCAACAACCTGAAGTACACCCCGATCACCTTCGACACCTCCGATGAAAGCGCCAAGTCGCTGGAATCCGGTCGTTGCGACGTGCTGACTTCCGACAAGTCTCAGCTGTATGCACAGCGCAGCAAACTGGCCTCGCCGAAAGACTACGTCGTTCTGCCGGAAACCATCTCCAAGGAACCTCTGGGTCCGGTCGTGCGTAATGGCGACGACGAGTGGCTGGCCATCGTGCGCTGGACGGGTTTCGCCATGCTCAACGCTGAAGAAGCAGGCATCACTTCGAAGAACGTCGAAGCCGAAGCCAAGGCCACCAAGAACCCGGACGTTGCTCGTCTGTTGGGGGGCGACGGTGAATACGGCAAAGATCTGAAACTGCCGAAAGACTGGGTAGTTAAAATCGTCAAACAAGTGGGTAACTACGGCGAAGTCTTCGAGAGAAACCTCGGCAAGAGCACTCCGCTGGAAATCGACCGTGGCTTGAACGCCCTGTGGACCAACGGCGGCATTCAATACGCACCACCAGTGCGCTGA
- the rhlB gene encoding ATP-dependent RNA helicase RhlB, which produces MTVLKALKKMFGKSETEQLAPVSSAPSHTPSHRTDGNQPGRTATVAAPKHEPVTTPTAPAAPAIASEQPRSEAPKPAKPRREPKPKAPVIPWKLEDFVVEPQEGKTRFHDFKLAPELMHAIQDLGFPYCTPIQAQVLGFTLAGKDAIGRAQTGTGKTAAFLISIITQLLQTPPPKERYMGEPRALIIAPTRELVVQIAKDAADLTKYTGLNVMTFVGGMDFDKQLKHLEARHCDILVATPGRLLDFNQRGDVHLDMVEVMVLDEADRMLDMGFIPQVRQIIRQTPPKNERQTLLFSATFTEDVMNLAKQWTTDPSIVEIEAQNVASENVEQHIYAVAGADKYKLLYNLVNDNGWERVMVFANRKDEVRRIEERLVRDGVNAAQLSGDVPQHKRIKTLEGFREGKIRVLVATDVAGRGIHIDGISHVINFTLPEVPDDYVHRIGRTGRAGADGVSISFAGEDDSYQLPSIEALLGRKISCETPPTHLLRAVERKRP; this is translated from the coding sequence ATGACCGTGCTCAAAGCACTCAAGAAAATGTTCGGTAAAAGCGAGACTGAGCAGCTCGCGCCAGTCTCCAGCGCTCCTTCTCATACTCCCAGCCACCGCACCGACGGTAATCAGCCTGGCCGGACCGCAACCGTAGCGGCACCGAAACACGAGCCGGTGACCACACCGACCGCCCCCGCAGCCCCGGCCATCGCCTCTGAGCAGCCGCGCAGCGAAGCCCCGAAACCGGCAAAACCGCGTCGCGAACCAAAGCCAAAAGCGCCGGTTATTCCCTGGAAACTCGAAGACTTCGTGGTCGAACCCCAGGAAGGCAAAACCCGCTTCCACGATTTCAAACTTGCCCCCGAACTGATGCACGCCATTCAGGACCTGGGCTTTCCGTATTGCACGCCGATCCAGGCGCAGGTGCTTGGCTTCACCCTCGCGGGCAAAGACGCCATCGGTCGCGCCCAGACCGGCACCGGCAAAACCGCCGCCTTCCTGATTTCGATCATCACTCAGCTGCTGCAAACCCCGCCGCCCAAAGAGCGCTACATGGGTGAACCGCGGGCACTGATCATCGCCCCGACCCGGGAACTGGTGGTGCAGATCGCCAAGGACGCAGCCGACCTGACCAAGTACACCGGCCTCAACGTCATGACATTTGTCGGCGGCATGGACTTCGACAAGCAACTCAAGCACCTCGAAGCCCGTCACTGCGACATTCTCGTTGCGACACCGGGCCGCTTGCTCGACTTCAACCAGCGCGGCGATGTGCACCTGGACATGGTCGAAGTGATGGTGCTGGACGAAGCCGACCGGATGCTCGACATGGGTTTCATCCCACAAGTGCGTCAGATCATTCGCCAGACTCCGCCGAAGAACGAGCGTCAGACGCTGCTGTTCTCCGCGACCTTCACCGAAGACGTGATGAACCTCGCCAAGCAATGGACCACCGACCCGTCGATCGTCGAGATCGAAGCACAGAACGTGGCCAGCGAAAACGTCGAGCAACACATCTACGCGGTGGCCGGTGCCGACAAATACAAATTGCTCTACAACCTGGTCAACGATAACGGCTGGGAACGGGTGATGGTCTTCGCCAACCGCAAGGACGAAGTGCGGCGCATCGAAGAACGCCTGGTACGCGATGGCGTCAACGCGGCGCAATTGTCTGGCGATGTGCCGCAGCACAAGCGCATCAAGACCCTCGAAGGTTTCCGCGAAGGCAAGATCCGCGTGCTGGTGGCTACCGATGTTGCCGGTCGCGGCATTCACATCGACGGCATCAGCCACGTGATCAACTTCACCCTGCCGGAAGTCCCGGACGACTACGTGCACCGCATCGGTCGTACTGGCCGTGCCGGCGCGGATGGCGTGTCCATCAGTTTTGCCGGTGAAGATGACTCCTACCAGCTACCGTCCATCGAGGCGCTGCTGGGTCGCAAGATCAGTTGTGAAACACCACCGACGCATCTGCTGCGGGCGGTTGAACGCAAGCGCCCATAA